In Mixophyes fleayi isolate aMixFle1 chromosome 11, aMixFle1.hap1, whole genome shotgun sequence, one DNA window encodes the following:
- the MED25 gene encoding mediator of RNA polymerase II transcription subunit 25 isoform X1 — protein sequence MEASTQGNGGIVSDVVFVIEGTANLGPYFESLRKHYLLPAIEYFNGGPPAETDFGGDYGGTQYSLVVFNTVDCAPESYVQCHAPTSSAYEFVQWLDSIMFMGGGGESCSLIAEGLSTALQLFDDFKKMREQIGQTHKVCILICNSPPYLLPAVESTTYSGYTTENLVQKIGERGIHFSIISPRKLPALRTLFEKAMPIGGMMDPQPKDYNQDPRHMILIRGIVLPAGGVVTPPGIVPAKQAIPQPQLPVVQPQLPTAPPHQLPQVQPPYMQHNSQPNALTPAQIAAQSAVEAAKIQQQKNNNNIANRFPGLGPMQPAQPVGPPFNQPPAPTMAQVQASKMVPSTASLITPSSQQSLVSTVTTGPGPTQGMLQQQPVPQPMPGTGPPGGVPPQQSSAPQIGTLQLPTTQQSVANKMLAWSGVLEWQEKPKPASVDTNAKLTRSLPCQVYVNPGENLKTDQWPQKLIMQLIPQQLLTTLGPLFRNSRMVQFHFTNNDLESLKGLYRIMGSGFAGCVHFPHTTPCEVRVLMLLYSSKKKIFMGLIPYDQSGFVNGIRQVITNHKQVQMQKIDQHRNMGAAQAMAAGSVQSNPQGFLSKQPGALPVTQTIPQQMPGQQVAPGMPSVNQVTMMDEQQRSQNLLHIRVQKQQAPQATAQPSQQPPNAAVQAPGQPQNPQAGAMLRPQNPGANPQLRNLLLSQQPPQANVPQSQQPMHHMLPHQALGQQMQHQPPGQPQLQIPGQSLMHQAPAQQWSNQMAQRAPMPGVMMNTGPRGPVPQSGLQQVQAQSVMEDDILMDLI from the exons ATGGAAGCATCTACACAGGGAAATGGAGGCATAGTATCAGATGTCGTTTTTGTAATAGAAGGAACAGCAAATTTAGGACCTTACTTTGAGTCCCTGCGAAAACATTACCTGCTACCTGCAATAGA ATATTTCAATGGCGGCCCTCCGGCAGAAACTGACTTCGGAGGAGAT TATGGAGGCACCCAGTATAGCCTTGTGGTTTTCAACACTGTGGACTGTGCACCAGAGTCCTACGTCCAGTGTCACGCGCCCACAAGCAGTGCTTATGAATTTGTTCAGTGGCTGGACAGCATCAT GTTTATGGGAGGCGGTGGTGAGAGCTGCAGTCTCATAGCTGAGGGACTTAGTACTGCGCTGCAACTCTTTGACGATTTCAAGAAGATGAGGGAACAGAT TGGGCAGACTCACAAGGTCTGTATCTTAATCTGCAACTCTCCACCATACCTGCTTCCAGCTGTAGAGAGCACAACCTACTCTGGGTACACAACGGAGAACCTGGTCCAGAAGATCGGCGAG AGAGGAATCCATTTCTCCATCATTTCCCCTCGGAAGCTGCCCGCTTTGCGGACACTGTTTGAGAAAGCCATGCCAATAGGTGGCATGATGGACCCACAGCCAAAGGACTACAACCAGGATCCTCGACACATGATACTTATCCGAGGAATAGTCCTTCCGG CAGGCGGAGTGGTCACCCCTCCTGGGATTGTTCCTGCAAAACAAGCTATTCCTCAGCCGCAGCTCCCGGTCGTCCAGCCGCAACTTCCCACTGCCCCTCCGCATCAGCTCCCACAAGTCCAGCCCCCATACATG CAGCACAATTCTCAGCCAAACGCCCTGACGCCTGCACAGATAGCTGCCCAGTCCGCGGTGGAAGCTGCCAAAATCCAGCAGCAGAAGAACAACAACAATATCGCGAACCGGT tTCCAGGCCTGGGACCCATGCAGCCTGCTCAGCCCGTTGGCCCACCATTCAACCAACCACCTGCTCCCACAATGGCTCAAGTACAAGCATCAAAGATGGTTCCCTCTACTGCATCTTTAATAACGCCATCTTCCCAACAGAGTCTGGTCTCCACTGTAACCACGGGGCCTGGGCCTACGCAGGGGATGTTACAGCAACAGCCTGTTCCGCAGCCAATG CCGGGCACAGGACCACCGGGCGGTGTACCACCCCAGCAGTCTTCTGCACCTCAGATTGGGACCCTGCAGTTGCCCACTACACAGCAATCCGTCGCCAACAAAATGCTGGCCTGGAGTGGCGTTCTGGAGTGGCAGGAG AAACCTAAGCCGGCGTCTGTCGATACTAATGCCAAGCTTACCCGCTCCCTCCCGTGTCAAGTGTATGTCAACCCTGGAGAAAACCT GAAAACCGATCAGTGGCCTCAGAAGTTAATTATGCAACTGATCCCGCAGCAGTTGTTG ACAACCTTAGGTCCCTTATTCAGAAACTCTCGCATGGTGCAGTTCCATTTCACCAACAACGATCTGGAGTCTCTCAAAGGTCTATACCGCATCATGGGCAGCGGCTTT GCTGGATGTGTCCACTTTCCGCACACCACACCATGCGAGGTCAGGGTTCTCATGCTGCTCTACTCCTCCAAAAAGAAAATcttcatgggtttgattccctaCGATCAGAGCGGCTTTGTCAACGGTATCCGACAAGTGATCACCAATCACAAGCAAGTGCAGATGCAGAAGATAGACCAGCACCGGAAC ATGGGGGCAGCTCAGGCTATGGCTGCTGGCTCTGTACAATCCAACCCTCAGGGCTTCTTATCCAAGCAGCCTGGTGCTCTGCCAGTAACTCAGACCATACCGCAGCAG ATGCCCGGTCAGCAGGTAGCCCCAGGCATGCCATCTGTCAACCAGGTTACTATGATGGACGAGCAGCAGAGATCACAGAATCTG TTACATATTAGGGTGCAAAAACAGCAGGCCCCTCAGGCTACCGCCCAGCCATCTCAGCAGCCGCCAAATGCTGCCGTCCAAGCCCCCGGCCAGCCTCAGAACCCGCAGGCAGGAGCCATGTTACGACCTCAGAATCCCGGAGCCAACCCCCAGCTCCGAAACCTCCTGCTCAGCCAACAGCCG CCACAGGCCAACGTTCCTCAGTCCCAGCAGCCCATGCACCACATGCTGCCACACCAGGCGTTAGGACAACAGATGCAGCACCAGCCCCCTGGCCAACCACAGCTGCAGATCCCAGGACAGTCCCTTATGCACCAGGCCCCGGCACAACAGTGGAGCAATCAAATGGCACAGCGGGCACCAATGCCAG GGGTGATGATGAACACTGGGCCGCGGGGACCTGTCCCTCAATCAGGATTGCAGCAAGTGCAGGCTCAAAGTGTCATGGAAGATGATATCTTAATGGACCTCATCTGA
- the MED25 gene encoding mediator of RNA polymerase II transcription subunit 25 isoform X2, translated as MEASTQGNGGIVSDVVFVIEGTANLGPYFESLRKHYLLPAIEYFNGGPPAETDFGGDYGGTQYSLVVFNTVDCAPESYVQCHAPTSSAYEFVQWLDSIMFMGGGGESCSLIAEGLSTALQLFDDFKKMREQIGQTHKVCILICNSPPYLLPAVESTTYSGYTTENLVQKIGERGIHFSIISPRKLPALRTLFEKAMPIGGMMDPQPKDYNQDPRHMILIRGIVLPAGGVVTPPGIVPAKQAIPQPQLPVVQPQLPTAPPHQLPQVQPPYMHNSQPNALTPAQIAAQSAVEAAKIQQQKNNNNIANRFPGLGPMQPAQPVGPPFNQPPAPTMAQVQASKMVPSTASLITPSSQQSLVSTVTTGPGPTQGMLQQQPVPQPMPGTGPPGGVPPQQSSAPQIGTLQLPTTQQSVANKMLAWSGVLEWQEKPKPASVDTNAKLTRSLPCQVYVNPGENLKTDQWPQKLIMQLIPQQLLTTLGPLFRNSRMVQFHFTNNDLESLKGLYRIMGSGFAGCVHFPHTTPCEVRVLMLLYSSKKKIFMGLIPYDQSGFVNGIRQVITNHKQVQMQKIDQHRNMGAAQAMAAGSVQSNPQGFLSKQPGALPVTQTIPQQMPGQQVAPGMPSVNQVTMMDEQQRSQNLLHIRVQKQQAPQATAQPSQQPPNAAVQAPGQPQNPQAGAMLRPQNPGANPQLRNLLLSQQPPQANVPQSQQPMHHMLPHQALGQQMQHQPPGQPQLQIPGQSLMHQAPAQQWSNQMAQRAPMPGVMMNTGPRGPVPQSGLQQVQAQSVMEDDILMDLI; from the exons ATGGAAGCATCTACACAGGGAAATGGAGGCATAGTATCAGATGTCGTTTTTGTAATAGAAGGAACAGCAAATTTAGGACCTTACTTTGAGTCCCTGCGAAAACATTACCTGCTACCTGCAATAGA ATATTTCAATGGCGGCCCTCCGGCAGAAACTGACTTCGGAGGAGAT TATGGAGGCACCCAGTATAGCCTTGTGGTTTTCAACACTGTGGACTGTGCACCAGAGTCCTACGTCCAGTGTCACGCGCCCACAAGCAGTGCTTATGAATTTGTTCAGTGGCTGGACAGCATCAT GTTTATGGGAGGCGGTGGTGAGAGCTGCAGTCTCATAGCTGAGGGACTTAGTACTGCGCTGCAACTCTTTGACGATTTCAAGAAGATGAGGGAACAGAT TGGGCAGACTCACAAGGTCTGTATCTTAATCTGCAACTCTCCACCATACCTGCTTCCAGCTGTAGAGAGCACAACCTACTCTGGGTACACAACGGAGAACCTGGTCCAGAAGATCGGCGAG AGAGGAATCCATTTCTCCATCATTTCCCCTCGGAAGCTGCCCGCTTTGCGGACACTGTTTGAGAAAGCCATGCCAATAGGTGGCATGATGGACCCACAGCCAAAGGACTACAACCAGGATCCTCGACACATGATACTTATCCGAGGAATAGTCCTTCCGG CAGGCGGAGTGGTCACCCCTCCTGGGATTGTTCCTGCAAAACAAGCTATTCCTCAGCCGCAGCTCCCGGTCGTCCAGCCGCAACTTCCCACTGCCCCTCCGCATCAGCTCCCACAAGTCCAGCCCCCATACATG CACAATTCTCAGCCAAACGCCCTGACGCCTGCACAGATAGCTGCCCAGTCCGCGGTGGAAGCTGCCAAAATCCAGCAGCAGAAGAACAACAACAATATCGCGAACCGGT tTCCAGGCCTGGGACCCATGCAGCCTGCTCAGCCCGTTGGCCCACCATTCAACCAACCACCTGCTCCCACAATGGCTCAAGTACAAGCATCAAAGATGGTTCCCTCTACTGCATCTTTAATAACGCCATCTTCCCAACAGAGTCTGGTCTCCACTGTAACCACGGGGCCTGGGCCTACGCAGGGGATGTTACAGCAACAGCCTGTTCCGCAGCCAATG CCGGGCACAGGACCACCGGGCGGTGTACCACCCCAGCAGTCTTCTGCACCTCAGATTGGGACCCTGCAGTTGCCCACTACACAGCAATCCGTCGCCAACAAAATGCTGGCCTGGAGTGGCGTTCTGGAGTGGCAGGAG AAACCTAAGCCGGCGTCTGTCGATACTAATGCCAAGCTTACCCGCTCCCTCCCGTGTCAAGTGTATGTCAACCCTGGAGAAAACCT GAAAACCGATCAGTGGCCTCAGAAGTTAATTATGCAACTGATCCCGCAGCAGTTGTTG ACAACCTTAGGTCCCTTATTCAGAAACTCTCGCATGGTGCAGTTCCATTTCACCAACAACGATCTGGAGTCTCTCAAAGGTCTATACCGCATCATGGGCAGCGGCTTT GCTGGATGTGTCCACTTTCCGCACACCACACCATGCGAGGTCAGGGTTCTCATGCTGCTCTACTCCTCCAAAAAGAAAATcttcatgggtttgattccctaCGATCAGAGCGGCTTTGTCAACGGTATCCGACAAGTGATCACCAATCACAAGCAAGTGCAGATGCAGAAGATAGACCAGCACCGGAAC ATGGGGGCAGCTCAGGCTATGGCTGCTGGCTCTGTACAATCCAACCCTCAGGGCTTCTTATCCAAGCAGCCTGGTGCTCTGCCAGTAACTCAGACCATACCGCAGCAG ATGCCCGGTCAGCAGGTAGCCCCAGGCATGCCATCTGTCAACCAGGTTACTATGATGGACGAGCAGCAGAGATCACAGAATCTG TTACATATTAGGGTGCAAAAACAGCAGGCCCCTCAGGCTACCGCCCAGCCATCTCAGCAGCCGCCAAATGCTGCCGTCCAAGCCCCCGGCCAGCCTCAGAACCCGCAGGCAGGAGCCATGTTACGACCTCAGAATCCCGGAGCCAACCCCCAGCTCCGAAACCTCCTGCTCAGCCAACAGCCG CCACAGGCCAACGTTCCTCAGTCCCAGCAGCCCATGCACCACATGCTGCCACACCAGGCGTTAGGACAACAGATGCAGCACCAGCCCCCTGGCCAACCACAGCTGCAGATCCCAGGACAGTCCCTTATGCACCAGGCCCCGGCACAACAGTGGAGCAATCAAATGGCACAGCGGGCACCAATGCCAG GGGTGATGATGAACACTGGGCCGCGGGGACCTGTCCCTCAATCAGGATTGCAGCAAGTGCAGGCTCAAAGTGTCATGGAAGATGATATCTTAATGGACCTCATCTGA
- the MED25 gene encoding mediator of RNA polymerase II transcription subunit 25 isoform X3, producing the protein MEASTQGNGGIVSDVVFVIEGTANLGPYFESLRKHYLLPAIEYFNGGPPAETDFGGDYGGTQYSLVVFNTVDCAPESYVQCHAPTSSAYEFVQWLDSIMFMGGGGESCSLIAEGLSTALQLFDDFKKMREQIGQTHKVCILICNSPPYLLPAVESTTYSGYTTENLVQKIGERGIHFSIISPRKLPALRTLFEKAMPIGGMMDPQPKDYNQDPRHMILIRGIVLPAGGVVTPPGIVPAKQAIPQPQLPVVQPQLPTAPPHQLPQVQPPYMQHNSQPNALTPAQIAAQSAVEAAKIQQQKNNNNIANRFPGLGPMQPAQPVGPPFNQPPAPTMAQVQASKMVPSTASLITPSSQQSLVSTVTTGPGPTQGMLQQQPVPQPMPGTGPPGGVPPQQSSAPQIGTLQLPTTQQSVANKMLAWSGVLEWQEKPKPASVDTNAKLTRSLPCQVYVNPGENLKTDQWPQKLIMQLIPQQLLTTLGPLFRNSRMVQFHFTNNDLESLKGLYRIMGSGFAGCVHFPHTTPCEVRVLMLLYSSKKKIFMGLIPYDQSGFVNGIRQVITNHKQVQMQKIDQHRNMPGQQVAPGMPSVNQVTMMDEQQRSQNLLHIRVQKQQAPQATAQPSQQPPNAAVQAPGQPQNPQAGAMLRPQNPGANPQLRNLLLSQQPPQANVPQSQQPMHHMLPHQALGQQMQHQPPGQPQLQIPGQSLMHQAPAQQWSNQMAQRAPMPGVMMNTGPRGPVPQSGLQQVQAQSVMEDDILMDLI; encoded by the exons ATGGAAGCATCTACACAGGGAAATGGAGGCATAGTATCAGATGTCGTTTTTGTAATAGAAGGAACAGCAAATTTAGGACCTTACTTTGAGTCCCTGCGAAAACATTACCTGCTACCTGCAATAGA ATATTTCAATGGCGGCCCTCCGGCAGAAACTGACTTCGGAGGAGAT TATGGAGGCACCCAGTATAGCCTTGTGGTTTTCAACACTGTGGACTGTGCACCAGAGTCCTACGTCCAGTGTCACGCGCCCACAAGCAGTGCTTATGAATTTGTTCAGTGGCTGGACAGCATCAT GTTTATGGGAGGCGGTGGTGAGAGCTGCAGTCTCATAGCTGAGGGACTTAGTACTGCGCTGCAACTCTTTGACGATTTCAAGAAGATGAGGGAACAGAT TGGGCAGACTCACAAGGTCTGTATCTTAATCTGCAACTCTCCACCATACCTGCTTCCAGCTGTAGAGAGCACAACCTACTCTGGGTACACAACGGAGAACCTGGTCCAGAAGATCGGCGAG AGAGGAATCCATTTCTCCATCATTTCCCCTCGGAAGCTGCCCGCTTTGCGGACACTGTTTGAGAAAGCCATGCCAATAGGTGGCATGATGGACCCACAGCCAAAGGACTACAACCAGGATCCTCGACACATGATACTTATCCGAGGAATAGTCCTTCCGG CAGGCGGAGTGGTCACCCCTCCTGGGATTGTTCCTGCAAAACAAGCTATTCCTCAGCCGCAGCTCCCGGTCGTCCAGCCGCAACTTCCCACTGCCCCTCCGCATCAGCTCCCACAAGTCCAGCCCCCATACATG CAGCACAATTCTCAGCCAAACGCCCTGACGCCTGCACAGATAGCTGCCCAGTCCGCGGTGGAAGCTGCCAAAATCCAGCAGCAGAAGAACAACAACAATATCGCGAACCGGT tTCCAGGCCTGGGACCCATGCAGCCTGCTCAGCCCGTTGGCCCACCATTCAACCAACCACCTGCTCCCACAATGGCTCAAGTACAAGCATCAAAGATGGTTCCCTCTACTGCATCTTTAATAACGCCATCTTCCCAACAGAGTCTGGTCTCCACTGTAACCACGGGGCCTGGGCCTACGCAGGGGATGTTACAGCAACAGCCTGTTCCGCAGCCAATG CCGGGCACAGGACCACCGGGCGGTGTACCACCCCAGCAGTCTTCTGCACCTCAGATTGGGACCCTGCAGTTGCCCACTACACAGCAATCCGTCGCCAACAAAATGCTGGCCTGGAGTGGCGTTCTGGAGTGGCAGGAG AAACCTAAGCCGGCGTCTGTCGATACTAATGCCAAGCTTACCCGCTCCCTCCCGTGTCAAGTGTATGTCAACCCTGGAGAAAACCT GAAAACCGATCAGTGGCCTCAGAAGTTAATTATGCAACTGATCCCGCAGCAGTTGTTG ACAACCTTAGGTCCCTTATTCAGAAACTCTCGCATGGTGCAGTTCCATTTCACCAACAACGATCTGGAGTCTCTCAAAGGTCTATACCGCATCATGGGCAGCGGCTTT GCTGGATGTGTCCACTTTCCGCACACCACACCATGCGAGGTCAGGGTTCTCATGCTGCTCTACTCCTCCAAAAAGAAAATcttcatgggtttgattccctaCGATCAGAGCGGCTTTGTCAACGGTATCCGACAAGTGATCACCAATCACAAGCAAGTGCAGATGCAGAAGATAGACCAGCACCGGAAC ATGCCCGGTCAGCAGGTAGCCCCAGGCATGCCATCTGTCAACCAGGTTACTATGATGGACGAGCAGCAGAGATCACAGAATCTG TTACATATTAGGGTGCAAAAACAGCAGGCCCCTCAGGCTACCGCCCAGCCATCTCAGCAGCCGCCAAATGCTGCCGTCCAAGCCCCCGGCCAGCCTCAGAACCCGCAGGCAGGAGCCATGTTACGACCTCAGAATCCCGGAGCCAACCCCCAGCTCCGAAACCTCCTGCTCAGCCAACAGCCG CCACAGGCCAACGTTCCTCAGTCCCAGCAGCCCATGCACCACATGCTGCCACACCAGGCGTTAGGACAACAGATGCAGCACCAGCCCCCTGGCCAACCACAGCTGCAGATCCCAGGACAGTCCCTTATGCACCAGGCCCCGGCACAACAGTGGAGCAATCAAATGGCACAGCGGGCACCAATGCCAG GGGTGATGATGAACACTGGGCCGCGGGGACCTGTCCCTCAATCAGGATTGCAGCAAGTGCAGGCTCAAAGTGTCATGGAAGATGATATCTTAATGGACCTCATCTGA